A window of the Oncorhynchus mykiss isolate Arlee chromosome 15, USDA_OmykA_1.1, whole genome shotgun sequence genome harbors these coding sequences:
- the tnnt2c gene encoding troponin T2c, cardiac produces the protein MSDTADIVKEYEEDEEEVNEEEEEVEEAPEVEEEAEEEQEEDEADKEDEIDEEEREHVEGSEGETKPRTKYITNIAPPKLPDGEKLDFDDLHRKRLEKDFNDLQSLIEMHFSSRQKEEEELVALRNRIERRRADRAEQQRVRAEQNIERQARLAEERTRREEEAKLRAEEDARKKNVFSNKAFGGYIQKGDVKKGKKLTGREKKTKALLERRKPLNIDHLNQERLAEKSRELWQWLRQLHAEKFDLAEKLKRQKYDVNVLRNRVSDHQRGSKVAKATRGAKKLR, from the coding sequence ATGTCTGACACAGCGGACATTGTGAAGGAATacgaggaggatgaagaggaggtgaacgaggaggaggaagaagtagAGGAGGCAcctgaggtggaagaggaggctgaagaagagcaggaggaggatgAGGCAGATAAGGAGGATGAgatagatgaggaggagagggaacacGTTGAGGGGAGCGAGGGGGAGACCAAGCCACGGACCAAGTACATTACCAACATCGCTCCTCCCAAGCTGCCCGACGGCGAGAAGTTAGACTTTGATGACCTCCACCGCAAGAGGCTGGAGAAGGACTTCAATGACCTGCAGAGCCTGATCGAGATGCACTTCTCCAGCCgccagaaagaggaggaggagttagtGGCCCTCCGCAACCGCATCGAGCGCCGCCGTGCCGACCGTGCCGAGCAGCAGCGTGTGCGCGCCGAGCAGAACATTGAGCGCCAGGCTCGTCTTGCTGAGGAGCGGACCCGACGGGAAGAGGAGGCCAAGCTCCGCGCCGAGGAGGATGCCAGGAAGAAGAACGTCTTCTCCAACAAGGCGTTTGGCGGCTACATACAGAAGGGGGACGTGAAGAAGGGCAAGAAGCTGACGGGGCGCGAGAAGAAGACCAAGGCTCTGTTGGAACGCCGCAAGCCCCTCAACATCGACCACCTCAACCAGGAGAGGCTGGCGGAGAAGTCCCGCGAGCTCTGGCAGTGGCTGCGCCAGCTACACGCTGAGAAGTTTGACCTGGCCGAGAAGCTGAAGAGGCAGAAGTACGACGTGAACGTGCTGCGGAACCGCGTCAGCGACCACCAGAGGGGCTCCAAGGTGGCCAAGGCGACCCGCGGGGCAAAGAAGTTACGTTAG